Proteins encoded by one window of Salmonirosea aquatica:
- a CDS encoding DUF6600 domain-containing protein: MKKSRFLYLFAFFALSSWLGNPASAQPGVSVSFQTFYNELSPYGRWTSHPQYGSIWTPYNVDRDFQPYATNGQWMMTEYGNTWVSDYDWGWAPFHYGRWFYDDYYGWAWVPDYEWGPAWVDWRSGGGYYGWAPLWPGVRVGVSFNIPFNFWVFVPQRYVYRPRVFGFCVYGNRYRNVYNQTTIINNYYRNDNRVYAYGPRRSEIEQVTRGSVPVYRADEIRGSRYASNRQSNDGSYRANGNSESGLYRQDRDNSTSTSNRSSRQSAEADNGGTSNRTYDAGTSSRSRGSYEAASPSASSRSYESPASSSSRTYESGEPSSRARSSTSSPSSSPYSAPETRSSVESSSSRGRSSASSPSSSPYSAPEARSSSSSSRSRSMEQAPSRSSSREYSQPSRSSSSPRMEAPASRSRSSEASPRSNSSSSRSSSSSSSNRSRGPR, encoded by the coding sequence ATGAAAAAATCACGCTTCCTTTATCTGTTCGCCTTCTTTGCGCTGAGCTCCTGGCTGGGTAATCCTGCCTCGGCTCAGCCGGGCGTGTCGGTATCTTTCCAAACTTTTTATAACGAGCTTTCGCCCTATGGGCGATGGACTTCCCACCCGCAGTACGGTTCCATCTGGACACCCTACAATGTCGATCGTGACTTCCAGCCCTACGCTACCAACGGGCAATGGATGATGACCGAATACGGCAACACCTGGGTGTCGGACTACGACTGGGGCTGGGCACCTTTCCACTACGGACGCTGGTTCTACGACGATTACTACGGCTGGGCCTGGGTACCTGACTACGAGTGGGGCCCCGCCTGGGTCGACTGGCGCTCGGGCGGCGGGTACTATGGCTGGGCACCGCTGTGGCCCGGTGTGCGGGTTGGGGTTTCGTTCAATATCCCCTTCAATTTCTGGGTTTTTGTACCCCAGCGCTATGTCTATCGCCCCCGGGTATTTGGCTTCTGCGTGTACGGCAACCGCTACCGGAACGTATACAATCAAACCACAATCATTAACAATTACTACCGCAACGACAACCGGGTGTATGCCTACGGACCACGCCGCAGCGAAATCGAGCAGGTGACCCGAGGCAGTGTGCCGGTGTATCGCGCCGACGAGATACGCGGCAGCCGCTATGCATCGAACCGCCAAAGCAACGACGGCTCCTACCGTGCCAATGGCAACAGCGAAAGCGGGCTTTACCGCCAGGATCGCGATAATAGTACGAGTACCTCGAACCGCAGTTCGCGACAATCCGCTGAAGCGGATAACGGAGGTACCTCCAATCGTACCTACGATGCGGGCACTTCCAGCCGGAGTCGGGGTAGCTATGAAGCAGCCAGTCCATCGGCCAGTTCCAGAAGCTATGAAAGTCCCGCCTCTTCATCCAGCCGCACCTATGAATCGGGAGAGCCATCAAGCCGTGCCCGGAGCAGTACTTCGTCACCCAGCTCGAGCCCTTACAGCGCTCCCGAAACGCGGTCAAGTGTAGAAAGCTCATCAAGTCGTGGCCGGAGTAGCGCTTCATCACCGAGTTCGAGCCCTTACAGCGCACCTGAAGCACGGTCGAGTAGCTCGTCGAGCCGTTCCCGTAGCATGGAGCAGGCACCGTCCCGCAGCAGTAGCAGGGAGTACTCACAGCCGAGCCGGAGTAGCAGCAGTCCTCGGATGGAAGCTCCGGCATCCCGGAGCCGCAGTTCAGAAGCCTCGCCACGCTCCAATTCGAGCAGCAGCAGAAGTAGCAGTTCATCCTCGTCCAACCGAAGCCGAGGGCCACGCTGA
- a CDS encoding MCP four helix bundle domain-containing protein, producing the protein MKWTFVIQQKMKAALLLGCIMVLVLVSVLLSRSNIEGIDKSFSSLYADRLIPTTDIVYLTESLYQKRLLMEKQFMAREENSWENVSSQLHAHNQRIDSLVGEFKKTYLVKNELVSLRAFQSRHSEYARMEQKIVSLGKAGNPSAGLALHANQGNVLFQKTMTRLRELTQIQSSVGKELLRKSHRDVLQFVFLSTIQIVMVIVIGLMVLGLIRSSKMIHSKSEPFHLN; encoded by the coding sequence GTGTTGGTATTGGTGAGCGTTCTGCTTTCGCGAAGCAATATCGAAGGAATCGACAAATCCTTTTCATCCCTTTACGCCGATCGGCTGATTCCAACCACCGACATTGTCTATCTGACGGAAAGCCTGTACCAAAAGCGGTTGCTAATGGAAAAGCAGTTTATGGCGCGGGAAGAAAATTCTTGGGAGAATGTCAGCAGCCAGCTGCACGCCCATAACCAGCGGATCGATTCGCTGGTGGGGGAATTTAAAAAAACGTATCTGGTCAAAAATGAATTGGTCAGCCTTCGGGCCTTCCAGAGCCGGCATAGCGAGTATGCCCGGATGGAACAGAAAATCGTGAGTCTGGGAAAAGCTGGCAACCCGTCGGCGGGCCTCGCCCTGCATGCAAACCAGGGCAATGTATTGTTTCAGAAAACAATGACCCGACTTCGGGAGCTCACTCAGATTCAGTCGTCGGTGGGTAAGGAGTTATTACGAAAATCTCACCGGGATGTTCTGCAATTTGTATTCCTGTCCACCATCCAGATCGTGATGGTGATTGTGATTGGACTGATGGTACTGGGTCTGATCCGAAGCTCGAAAATGATCCATAGCAAATCGGAGCCATTCCATTTGAATTAA